In Nocardioides sp. InS609-2, a single genomic region encodes these proteins:
- a CDS encoding helix-turn-helix transcriptional regulator: MVLFRRVLGDVLRDRRLARGMTLREVSAEARVSLGYISEIERGQKEASSELLASLCSALEVPLSSVLHDVSRAVAVEEASVAATPIEVARAKRGDVVASAA; encoded by the coding sequence ATGGTGCTCTTCCGTCGAGTGCTCGGCGACGTCCTGCGCGACCGTCGCCTGGCGCGCGGGATGACGCTGCGCGAGGTCTCAGCCGAGGCGCGAGTCAGCCTGGGCTACATCTCCGAGATCGAGCGCGGCCAGAAGGAAGCCTCCTCCGAGCTGCTCGCCTCGCTGTGCTCGGCGCTCGAGGTGCCGCTGTCGTCGGTCCTCCATGACGTCAGCCGTGCTGTCGCCGTCGAAGAGGCGTCCGTGGCGGCCACGCCCATCGAGGTCGCTCGTGCCAAGCGTGGCGACGTCGTCGCCAGCGCTGCCTGA
- a CDS encoding nicotinamide-nucleotide amidohydrolase family protein: protein MSEAVTVLDLLRSRRQTLAVAESLTGGRLAAAVTAVPGASAVFLGGVVAYATSLKTAVVGVPDDLVAEYGVVSAECARAMAVGVRDLTGASYALSTTGVAGPDSQEGHPVGTVFVGLAGPGEARVAALSLTGDRLAVADATVRAALGALIEYLDAVER from the coding sequence ATGTCGGAGGCCGTGACCGTGCTCGACCTGCTGCGCAGCCGCCGGCAGACGCTGGCGGTCGCCGAGTCGCTGACGGGTGGCCGGCTGGCCGCGGCGGTGACGGCGGTGCCGGGGGCGTCGGCGGTTTTCCTCGGCGGGGTGGTCGCCTATGCGACGTCGCTGAAGACAGCCGTGGTTGGTGTGCCCGACGACCTCGTGGCGGAGTACGGCGTGGTGTCGGCGGAGTGCGCCCGCGCGATGGCGGTCGGGGTGCGTGACCTCACGGGGGCGTCGTACGCACTGAGTACGACGGGGGTCGCGGGGCCCGACTCCCAGGAGGGACACCCGGTCGGCACCGTCTTCGTCGGTCTTGCCGGGCCGGGGGAGGCCCGGGTCGCGGCGCTGTCACTGACCGGTGATCGGCTCGCCGTTGCCGACGCGACGGTGCGGGCGGCGCTGGGTGCGCTGATCGAATATCTGGACGCTGTGGAAAGGTGA